The DNA region GTGTCTAATTATTTTTGACAACTAGCCCGATAGCCCTTTTACTTTTCTGATATgaaagcaaaataataaaaaataatatttctcttttgtgacaaaaaaagaaaatgagactGCTCTGTGACcaacaggaggaggatgtgCAGTAGTTGATGattgtaagataagataagataatactttattagtcctgcagcggggaaatttacaaatgTTAAACCAAATGTTTTATAAGACAATTTAGTAACTCTGGCTTTATTTTTGAATGCTACCCACCTATCAAAGATGGAGCCCACTCCAGCACTGTGGGCGCTGTTTCTGTGGACGTGGAGGCCCGTCGCCAACAGGATGCCATCTTTTACCGTGACGGAGCGATGCGAGAATGAGGCGATAAGAAGCTCGTTCCAGCCTGGAtgcaagtaaaaacaaacaaagaaccAATCATTTAATCCCTCCCTTTAGGTCCTTCTCAAGTATTTGCAAATAATACATGGCATCATTTGCATGAGATGTCAGTCTTCCTCTGTTATCTTTCTTATTAGATCTGCTGTGTGGcttcttcacttcctccttcaGGCCTGTGTGTCACCAGCAGAGGTCAGCGCTGGTGTGGCTGCAAACCGCACTGCTGGGACTCGGCAAATAGTCCAGATATATTTGGTTTCACTGCTCCATTAAACTAGATGGCAAAAATGTAGTGAGCAAATGTATAAAGACTCAAATAGACTGCCTGCCCGGGGATGAATAACTACCCTGAAAGAAATGCTACACCACGATGAGGACAATGGGTCATAGAAAGGTTTACTGTTATAGAAAACACATGTCTTTTTAATGCTGTTCATCTCCTCCCTGCACATACAGCTGTGTGCATATATCTGGTTAATGTgtgggattgtgtgtgtgtgtgtgtgtgtgtgtgtgtgtgtgtgtgtgtgtgtgtgtgtgtgtgtgtgtgtgtgtgtgtgtgtgtgtgtgtgtgtctacctgcTCGTAGTAAGATGACCTGGTCATCGAGTGGTAGCTCGGAGAAGTGCGGGATTCTTTTAGCCCACTCCACCAAGGTGAAGAGCTGCTTGTCTGCTGCTTGGCAGATATTGGTGACGGGGTCGTTGGTCTGgaagaatgcaaaaaaaattaaaagaaaagtaagtgAATGTGCTGGTGAGCTCATTTAGTGACATCTAAATATGCCTGTTAGCGTTTAGTGAGCAGGTGCAGCTGTGGCTATATCTGGGTCATCGATTTCCTCTCTATACTCTATTTCCTCTCTAGAAAATGAAGAGAGAGCCTCAAAAATAAACTCTTGAGGTAAATCACTTATTTTCTGACATCAAACAACATTACAATCTTTAGGTGCTAAGATTTATTGCAGAGCCTTTGTGATGGATTGCATGAGATTGTACACGTCTACCCAATAAATTGGTAATAATTCACTGACGTCTGACTTTTACATGACTCTCAAGTCAAATAACTGCATGGTACAAAACTAAAACAGCCTTAAgagtattttttaaaagcttgaTTTAATTATGGAGCAAGGCGAGAAACTGGATGTTGTCTTTTGTAATCTATTTTTGAGTagcttaataataaaaaaaaaacatttgggtGTAGCAATTCATGGATCTGCTGCATCAGTGTTTGCAATTTTTCTCCTGAATTTCATTTGACTTGAACTGATCATATTCATTCAGCTTCGCAATTGAAAAGCGCTTCTTTACAGAACTGGATGAGTATTTTTTGACCACCGCTGATCAGaccaacataataaaaacagtaattaaTAATTCTTGAACAAACCATCAGCTCGCTGTCTGCGATTCTTACAGAGTTGCTGGGGCTGCCGTCGCTGTACGTCTCTGTTTTGGGCTCCACAGCCAGCTCAGCGTCCAGGATCTTATCCACTGGCATTTCCTCGTTGAAGCTGCTGGTAGATTCCACCTCGTTCTCCCCTCGCTCCCTCCCACGCTGCCTCTCTTCCTGCAccgctgcacacacaaacacgtataacacacatatatttcaGATCCAACACCCCATGCTTATCATCAATGACTAAATATAAGCAAAACTATAACATCACTAATGTTAACCCCGCACTGGACAATGTTAAAGAGGACTCTGCTCTACAATTTGACTATAAGAGACAAAGAAGATAAGCATTCTTAATAACTTGAAccttataataaatatatcaataattgaactttaaaatgtcagaatattcCAATGACAGTTTTCTAAAGGCCAAGAAatctatttagttttttattaaagaggATGAATAAAACCAACAAAGACTCACAATGAAGAGGCTGCAACTAGGAATTTTACTTGAAAAGTGACTTAAACAAATAATTGATCTTGAAAATagctgctgattatttttcttttaatcaataACTTGAAGACTTGTTTCAGctataaactgaatattttctttaaatgtctccTTAAGCAGCTTCAAAGTGGTTTAACGGCTTGTTGATCATTTTATATCTGCTTATTCCAGCACCTAACTGAAATTACATCGTGCTTACAGTGTAAAAATGACTGCATTATACCATCAAAGATGAATAGAAAGATGCATCATGTTATACATATCTCCATGGAAACTGAATTTTAAAAGAATTGCTGACGGGTAACATACATTTGTAATGATGGAAATAATGATCAAGAGCACGAGCCAGAAGCTCATACTCAGACTGATCCGTAAAGCATatcacacctgcacacacaccttctctctTCATGCCCATGGCCAGGCACTTCTGGTAGCGACAGTATTGGCAGCGGTTTCGCTGGCGCTTGTCTATCAGGCACTCCTTGCTGTCTCGACACGTGTAGCTGAGATCTTTACGGACGGTCCTCTTGAAGAAGCCTTTGCATCCCTCGCAGCTGTACACGCCGTAGTGCTTTCCTGTGGACACAGAGCCAACGGCATCAGCACCAATAGCATGTTAGGtaacaacattttaaacctGTATTTGGCTCCATTTTTTGTGTCacaattgaaatatttttttcccttcaatGCCAAACCCTTTGTAAATACATTGACAACTAAACAATAAAGAGCTTAGCAACAGCAAGACTGCGAGGCAATGCAGATTTTGTATACGGCACATTTATAGCTCATATATAGCACAAAGAAAGCAATAAAACCAGAataattcaaatttgaaaacaGAGATCATATgaacttaaataataaaaatcattaaataaaatatagatagAGTGCAACTGTGGTTAAAGCCATTATTGTCATGTATGATTTGacctagaaaaaaaacaaacatccattACTTTTTCTGAATTTTCTCTCAGCTTTCATGCATTCTCTTTTCTGACTCAACATAGCAGATTTCTGCTTTCAGGCCAATAACACTTTTGAAATGATCAAAGTCAACATTGCACTAATAAACCTGACAAAAAGCCTGACAAGTAACCTTGAAATCTATCTGCCTTAGTTATCCTTCCCTCAGTTATCTGGGTGGCGATGTTTGTGGTGAGTGGGAGTGTACATTTGTGTGCCcacttcctcccccctccctccctcctcaccctctaACATTACCTGAGGAGCGGTCTCCACAAATGGCGCAGATGTGCTTTGACATTCCCCCGGGGCTCGTGCACTGGTAGTTGATGTTTCCCAGGTTCTGGAGGCCCGGCGGAGGCTTGATGTCCTCCGAGCTGCTAACACTGTTCATAGAGTTCATCTGAGGAtgacaggaagacagaggagaCGACAAAAGAGTTTAAGCTGAGGTGGGCAGAATGGAACTAAACACAGCAGTGGAGGGAAGTTAGAGGGAAAAGTGTGAGGGCGTCTCATGACACTCTCCCCCTTCCTCTTATTTTCTTCACCAATATTATCTTTTCCTCTTCCCACCCACACACTTTGTTGTGAAAGCGCAGAGTGCGATCACATGCTCAGTCAGTGGGCTGGGCTGAGGCTTCTGTCTGAGGCTTGTCATACAGGTTTTTGAAGTGTTTGTTGATAGGGAGAGGCGGATGAGAGGAGTCACGTGTGCAGGGGGTGCAGTTCTCCGACATACACAGCAGAGGGCACTAGTGCGTAGGGTCTTCTGATTTTGCAATATGTTGTTGAGACTTCTGATCAATACACCAGTCCaaatttttgttcttttttttttttatcatcagcTTCTTTTATAATGGCATTCCTGGTGGATCCACACCAATTCACACCTTAATTAAAGCGCCAAGAGACATTAAAACATCTCATATGTGATCTCAAGGAGTCCCACgaaacatttcagaaatgaaGGGTGAAAAGTGTTAGGGGGCCGAGCAACAAGTCCCTTTGACTTCAACATATATCTCTTTCAATTTCATCAACTTTACGCCCTTTGACCTCCGACGCGTGCCGGGCGGGATGCATGTTTGTGCTGCGCATTTAGTTCACGTTTAGTTGCAAACATCTGCACTACAAGTTGCAACAACAAGACTGACCTACACATGCCCTCCTGTCCTATATATTTGATGCTGTGTTGCATATAGGACATCCTTCCCACAGTCACCTCAGGCTCTTCCTATCACTTATTTACAATGTGCACTCTCTTCTGAATATCCCCTAATGGCAGACTGCGACCTTCCAGCAGAGGAGAGTATACaagagatttttcttttctgtctttcacttTTCCTTGAGCTCACTTGTTCTCTAAACCACCACCACccttctcctgcagcagatGCCCCAAAGGCAGGTAGTCTCACGTATATGAGCATTGAGCCCCCTGCGTACTTGCCTATGTGAGTCAATAGGGAGCAGCTATTCCTCTCCAGCGCACCGCTCAACAgaattgaggaaaaaaaaaaagtcatgtggTACATTCAAACAGTTATTCAGACATGTCGCTTTAGATCGAGAACATGCGTCAGTAGAAAAGTGCTACAAGCATTGTATCTGGATTATTGATGCATCATACATTCTTTATACAACACATGGCATGTAGACCACACTGCATCATACATGTAGGAATTGGACGATGTAGGACTTAATCATGGGTCATGATTAAAAACACTCGCAGTTAATTGATCGTGGTGAATTTCCATAATCTGGATAATTTTGGAATATTGTCAAAAGTGACTCGAAAAACACGTCCAGCTGGCTATCATGGTacagaagtgaaaaataaagctTGATTTGCAGGATATAGTATCATCATGTAAGAAAGAACTGACTCACACAATCTTGCTATGTTTAAGAATATACTTTCCTCTATTTATTCAGGGGGACCTTATGATTTATAATTAAGGTCATTTTTAATGAGTATGgaccaaatgattaatcaattaatttagcaaatacagaaaacaatcaTGAACATGCAACCCCCTCCTCATCCAATGTGAAACTCAAAACACATGAGTAGAAATAGCTTTCACTATCAGATTGATTGACGTATATTTCAATTCATAATATAATAGCACATAACATAACTTAATATAGAATATGAGTTGGAATTTTTCTCTCTTGCTGCTGGTACCAGTTTGTCGACAATGAAATGCAGCAATAAAATGGTCATATCACCAAAAAACACTATATTTTCTTCACTGTGTAAATTATGTATGTTAATATACCTACAATTTATATGatcagaaaatattgattaaagtgATATGAATAAGATGATAGTATAAAACCTAAATACCACCAGAATGGTTGCACAGCTGCAATGTTGAATTTGCTTACACTTCTGTCAGCCGAGCACTACACATGAACTTCAGTTCACCCATGAAAATTGTATGTGATGTTGCATGATGCAGTGACCTGATGGAGGCTCGGTCACTGGCGGTTGGCGAGCAGTGAAAAGACGGTTACACCAAACAATTGTATCAACCGTGGCTGTCCCTTAAGGCACAGATCCATACCGTGATTGAACCAATGTATATTATTGTCTGCTGTGCCCTGCAGCACTGGCCTCCATCCAGCCTATGAAGcactctatgtgtgtgtgtacatgtgtgtttccGTATGTGCCTATGAGCATCAAAGTACTGCTCCTGAAGAAAGCAACTCCATTAGCCCTCTCTCTCGTAGTCTTATGCGTGTGTCATTATAATATTTATCCAATCTAAAAGATGCAACCTCGCAGCGAAAGGATCTCTTGTAGGATCATGAACAACTCAGTAATCATAATCAAGATGGAACTAAATAATAGACTAAGGTGACAAGGGAGGAGAAAGTGTGGTAGAAAAATGTGGAGAAATAGTAAGAAAGAGTGAATCAATCCAGAGAAAATGGAGGctgctctttttctccttctcctttctctcaGTAATCCATTAAAAGTTCTAATTGACGGGCTGCATCTTAAGTCCCCTCGCATGACAGCAGTAACACAGAACCCAGGGATGACCTTTAGGGCGAGAAGTTTAAAGGTCGGTAGAGGggtaggggagagagaggaaagccAAGGTATGCCTGCCAAACACATTGGATATGCCTAACCTTCAACCTCCATCTGCTGTAGGGGATTCCAAGTATGAGAGGCACATGATCAACCACAGAACATGATAGTTTAACACGGATGAAGCTTTCCAAAAGAAGAAATTTGAAAGAATATGAACCTCTTTTGAGCTTGGGAGGAATGAATAGAGGGTAAGTGTTTAGAACTTATCCGTAATTAAAACACATGTGCTCTGTTTAAAGCACCTTGGCTTgatgtttttcaaatgtctttctttcacTCACTGAGGAGGTAGCTTTGATAACGCATGGCCAAGGAAAggtgaattaaaacattttattacaacTGTAATGCCCACAGATAAACCTTCTAACACAGGACAAAAGTGTATGTTCTTCAAGTGAAACGTTTCCTTCTGAAAAATAAGCCTTTAAAGACAAAGTCCATGGCTATCTGATGACCATCAGAACACCCACACATTTTCTCACCTGTGGACTGCCGAGTGATCCGAAGTTCATATTGGGCGTGGACGGCAACGATATAGAGGGCGAGCCCAGGGAAGATGTGATGACGGGGTAGGGCGAGGCGAGGCCGTTCATCGGAGAGCCCAAGGTGGACATGGGGGACGTTAAGGGCCTGGAGGTGCTGATGACTGACGGGTGGCCTATCATGCCACCCATGGGAGGAGGGTGGGTGTGGGTCATTGGCCCCGTAGAGtctggaagagaaggaagaatgTGTTAAAACGAATGATTAGACACAAGATAAAAAGATTTATACTGAGTTACCAATTTATTAGATACGCCTACACGACTGAATGCATCCATTAAACCTGCAGTAAGTATTATCAACTTATGAAGTAGCTAAGGCAAAACCATTGACTGAATATAAAGTTGGACTAAGTAACAGCTGCAAAAAAGTGATgccaaaatatctcaaaatccCCCTGTTGGAGAGCTGCAGTAAAGGTCATACACCCCGCCACCTCCATGTTAGCGGATGGGACATGGGCCAAACTAACAAAGTACATATCAAATGTGTTATTGATGCTTTGAAAACGGGGTGAGGcgtcatgattgacagctgtgattGAAGAGCCAGATAATTATACAAGAGAGGAGATGTAACAAGAGAGGAGATGTAACAAGAGAGGAGATGTAACTTAAACATTCCATAACATaagtggcgtagtggagagcaaggtagttctccaatcagagggtcggtggttcgatacccggcttcggcagtcgatgtgtccttgggcaagacacttaaccccaagttggtcccgaaggcttgccatcggtgtggactggatgttgcatgaatgttagttagagtctgatgatggcaccttgcatggtagcctgtcatcagtgtgtgaatgggtgaatgatatgtaatatactactgattgtaagtcgcttcggataaaagcgtctgctaaatgactgtaatgtaatgtaataatacatttgtcaaTTTGATCATAAATGTAGTAGGTATATCATGGTTAGTTGTTGTGTCTTTTGAGCCAAACAGCTACGGTTCTGCTAACGTAGCAGTTAGCATGCTCATGCTAACAAGCTGTGGCTCGTGACTGGCTCAGGAAGGCCTTGATACTGCAGTTCCAGCCCATTGATGACTGCCTTTAAATGACGTAAAACTCTCAAGATGGCCGCTCCTGT from Anoplopoma fimbria isolate UVic2021 breed Golden Eagle Sablefish chromosome 8, Afim_UVic_2022, whole genome shotgun sequence includes:
- the rxrgb gene encoding retinoic acid receptor RXR-gamma-B isoform X3, which encodes MDSNDPYLHLNSTGPMTHTHPPPMGGMIGHPSVISTSRPLTSPMSTLGSPMNGLASPYPVITSSLGSPSISLPSTPNMNFGSLGSPQMNSMNSVSSSEDIKPPPGLQNLGNINYQCTSPGGMSKHICAICGDRSSGKHYGVYSCEGCKGFFKRTVRKDLSYTCRDSKECLIDKRQRNRCQYCRYQKCLAMGMKREGVCAAVQEERQRGRERGENEVESTSSFNEEMPVDKILDAELAVEPKTETYSDGSPSNSTNDPVTNICQAADKQLFTLVEWAKRIPHFSELPLDDQVILLRAGWNELLIASFSHRSVTVKDGILLATGLHVHRNSAHSAGVGSIFDRVLTELVSKMKDMQMDKTELGCLRAIVLFNPDAKGLSNPSEVEGLREKVYASLESYTKQKYPDQPGRFAKLLLRLPALRSIGLKCLEHLFFFKLIGDTPIDTFLMEMLEAPHQIT
- the rxrgb gene encoding retinoic acid receptor RXR-gamma-B isoform X1; translation: MDSNDPYLHLNSTGPMTHTHPPPMGGMIGHPSVISTSRPLTSPMSTLGSPMNGLASPYPVITSSLGSPSISLPSTPNMNFGSLGSPQMNSMNSVSSSEDIKPPPGLQNLGNINYQCTSPGGMSKHICAICGDRSSGKHYGVYSCEGCKGFFKRTVRKDLSYTCRDSKECLIDKRQRNRCQYCRYQKCLAMGMKREGVCAAVQEERQRGRERGENEVESTSSFNEEMPVDKILDAELAVEPKTETYSDGSPSNSVRIADSELMTNDPVTNICQAADKQLFTLVEWAKRIPHFSELPLDDQVILLRAGWNELLIASFSHRSVTVKDGILLATGLHVHRNSAHSAGVGSIFDRVLTELVSKMKDMQMDKTELGCLRAIVLFNPDAKGLSNPSEVEGLREKVYASLESYTKQKYPDQPGRFAKLLLRLPALRSIGLKCLEHLFFFKLIGDTPIDTFLMEMLEAPHQIT
- the rxrgb gene encoding retinoic acid receptor RXR-gamma-B isoform X4, whose amino-acid sequence is MDSNDPYLHLNSTGPMTHTHPPPMGGMIGHPSVISTSRPLTSPMSTLGSPMNGLASPYPVITSSLGSPSISLPSTPNMNFGSLGSPQMNSMNSVSSSEDIKPPPGLQNLGNINYQCTSPGGMSKHICAICGDRSSGKHYGVYSCEGCKGFFKRTVRKDLSYTCRDSKECLIDKRQRNRCQYCRYQKCLAMGMKREAVQEERQRGRERGENEVESTSSFNEEMPVDKILDAELAVEPKTETYSDGSPSNSTNDPVTNICQAADKQLFTLVEWAKRIPHFSELPLDDQVILLRAGWNELLIASFSHRSVTVKDGILLATGLHVHRNSAHSAGVGSIFDRVLTELVSKMKDMQMDKTELGCLRAIVLFNPDAKGLSNPSEVEGLREKVYASLESYTKQKYPDQPGRFAKLLLRLPALRSIGLKCLEHLFFFKLIGDTPIDTFLMEMLEAPHQIT
- the rxrgb gene encoding retinoic acid receptor RXR-gamma-B isoform X2, whose amino-acid sequence is MDSNDPYLHLNSTGPMTHTHPPPMGGMIGHPSVISTSRPLTSPMSTLGSPMNGLASPYPVITSSLGSPSISLPSTPNMNFGSLGSPQMNSMNSVSSSEDIKPPPGLQNLGNINYQCTSPGGMSKHICAICGDRSSGKHYGVYSCEGCKGFFKRTVRKDLSYTCRDSKECLIDKRQRNRCQYCRYQKCLAMGMKREAVQEERQRGRERGENEVESTSSFNEEMPVDKILDAELAVEPKTETYSDGSPSNSVRIADSELMTNDPVTNICQAADKQLFTLVEWAKRIPHFSELPLDDQVILLRAGWNELLIASFSHRSVTVKDGILLATGLHVHRNSAHSAGVGSIFDRVLTELVSKMKDMQMDKTELGCLRAIVLFNPDAKGLSNPSEVEGLREKVYASLESYTKQKYPDQPGRFAKLLLRLPALRSIGLKCLEHLFFFKLIGDTPIDTFLMEMLEAPHQIT